The Nitrospirota bacterium DNA segment GGGGAAAACTAGCAGGATCGTTTCCGGTTTCATTAAGTATCTTAGAACACAAGCCAAGCAGACCAGACAGACGAAATAGAAAATAGACCAGATGGACCAGACAGACCATCCGTTGCGCTGGTACGCCCTTCGGACCCGATCACGCCATGAAAAGATTGTGCGCGACCAGCTTGCGAATCAGGGGATTGAGCCGTTATTGCCGACGGTCAAGCGATTGAGCCAATGGAAGGATCGGAAAAAAGAGGTCGAGGTTCCGCTCTTTTCAGGCTATTGCTTCGTCCGTTTTGCAGCGGAGCAAAAGCTGCCGGTGCTGAAGACGATCGGTGTGGTCGATATTGTCGGGGCCAGCCATTGCCCTGAACCGATCGCGGACGAGGAGATTGCGGCGCTCAGAACTCTCATGACCAGTGTGTTGCCGTACGATTCGCATCCGTATCTGCACGAAGGCATACAGGTGGAGGTCATTCGAGGTCCGTTGCAAGGGATTCGCGGGATTCTCTTGCGCAAAGAAAAACACCATCGCTTGGTATTGGGTGTTCGCCTGATTCAGCAAGCTGCAGCAGTAGAGATCGATGTGAACGATGTGGTGGCGGCCTAGGCGGCTGCCCACGATCATATGCTCCTTTTGCGACATGTGAACTTTGCATGATGAACCCAGTCCCTGTATCCCCGCAGCCTTCCCCTTCACCGTCTCTTGGCCAGAGAGCGCTGCTCAAGAAGCAAGCCATTCGGGATCGATTCGACCGGCTAGCGTCGGAACGAGAATCGTGGCAACGGCGGGCCTCATGCTATTACAGCGACCAGCGACGCTACCTACGGTTTTTGATGCCGGAAGGCCTGAGGGTGTTGGAAATTGGATGTGGGTTGGGGGACCAGCTTGCGGCGCTTAAGCCACAGCGGGGATTAGGTATTGATCTCAGTGAGGCCATGGTCAAGGAAGCTTCCAGGCGCCATCCTGAATTGGAATTTCTGGTCGGAGATGGAGAAACCCTGGCACTCGATGAGACCTTCGATGTTATCCTGCTCGTCGATCTCGTTGGGCATATGCTCGATGTTGAGGCGACATTGAAGCAGCTTCGTCACTGTTGCACGCCCACGACCCGTATTGTTATTGCCTACTACAACTTCTTATGGGAGCCTGCCCTAAGACTCTTGGAACTGGTGGGCCTGAAAATGCCGCAAGAGGAGCAGAACTGGCTTTCGCCGGCAGATATCAGAAATCTTCTCCGGTTGGCCGACTTTGAGGTTGTGAAGGCGGAACGGCGTCTATTGATGCCTCTGAGCATTCCGATTCTTTCGAACATCGTGAACCGATTCCTGGCCTATCTTCCAGGACTGACCTATCTGTGTCTCTGCCACTATATGGTGGCCCGGATGCGCACCACGTCTCCCCAAGAATCTCAGACGGTGACGGTCGTCATCCCCTGCCGCAATGAAAAGGGAAACATCGAGGCGGCCATCGCGCGCCTCCCCTCTTTTGGCCGTCATCAAGAGGTCATCTTCGTCGACGGCCATTCCACTGATGGAACTCCCGATGAAATTCAGCGGGTCACCACGCAATACCCTGAGAAGGATATTAAGTTTCTAGTCCAGGACGGGAAGGGTAAGGGGGATGCCGTGCGCAAGGGCTTCGCGCATGCCACGGGGGACATTCTCATGATTCTCGATGCGGATCTCACGATGCCTCCAGAAGACCTCCCTAAATTCTATGAGGCGATTACGAGCGGCAAGGGGGAGTTCATCAATGGAAGCCGACTGGTTTATCCAATGGAACACGAAGCCATGCGTTATCTGAATCTATTGGGGAATAAGTTCTTCAGCATGGCGTTTTCCTGGTTACTCGGTGAGCGGATCAAGGACACGCTCTGTGGAACGAAAGTATTGTTCCGAAGAGATTATGAACGCATTGTCGCGAATCGATCATATTTCGGCGAGTTCGATCCCTTCGGTGATTTCGATCTGCTGTTCGGGGCGTCCAAACTCAATCTCAAGATTCTCGAAGTGCCCATCCGTTACCAGGAGCGAACCTACGGGACCACCAATATTCATCGCTTTACGCATGGGTGGCTTCTGCTGAAGATGACGGTGTATGGTTTCTTCCGGCTGAAGGCTGTGTAATGTCCGATGAGATTTTACGGCGACACCAGATGGTCTGGCAGGAGAAGCCCGTGCTCCGGATGCTCTACGGGGAATGGTATCGAGAGATCGCCGGATGGCTTCAGCCGGGGCCGACGCTCGAAGTCGGTGGTGGGACAGGGAATCTCAAGGAATGTGTGCCGTCCGTGGTCTGTACAGATTTCGTCAGGTTGCCGTGGTTAGACGCTGTCGTGGATGCGCAGCGGCTCCCATTCACAAACGGGAGTTTTGCCAATATCGTGCTCTTTGACACCTTGCACCATCTCGAAAACGTTCGGTACTTCTTCGATGAGGCGATTCGGGTGCTGCAGCCTGGAGGGCGCGTCATCATCATGGATCCCTACATCTCAGTCTGTTCTTGGCCTGTCTATCGTTTTTTGCATCCAGAACCGGTGGATTTTGAGCAAGATCCCCTCACTTTGAGCCCTATGCAGCCTGGCCGAAAACCATTTGATGCGAACCAGGCAATCTCGACGATTCTTTTCGAGCGATCGAGTGGACGATTTCATGAGCTGTACCCAACCTTGAAGAAGCGTCGCCACCATCGATTGGCCTTCTTCGCCTATCCGCTCAGCGGAGGTTTTGAGCATCCTTCTTTGATGTCGATGTGGATGGTCCGTCCCATTTTAGCGCTTGAGCGCTTCTTGGGCGTATTGAGTCGATACTTTGCCTTTCGCATCCTCGTCGTGCTGGAGAAGGCATCTTCCTGATAGAACCTACGCAATCACGCCAAGACGAGCAGAACCATCGATTCGTCACAGGGCGATCACGGGGTTCTCATGCGCAATAAGAGATGCCACATGCTGGCGCTGGGTATGTGCCTTACTTTGTAGGCCGAGTCGGGCGGAATCGATATCAGTGGGGGCGTTAAATCGTTAACAGTTGATTGGATGGAAATGTCATGCTGAATGACAAGTCAATTTTAGTAACAGGTGGTACCGGCTCCTTTGGGCACACTTTTGTGCCCATGACGTTGGCCAAATATAATCCTCGCAGGCTTGTCATATTCTCGCGTGATGAGATGAAGCAGTGGGAGATGGCCAAACTGTTCAATGCCGACGAGCGGGTGCGGTTTTTCATCGGTGATGTGCGCGATAAAGAGCGTCTCTTGCGTGCTCTCGACGGCATTGATTACGTGATTCATGCCGCAGCTACCAAGATTGTGCCTACGGCCGAGTACAACCCATTTGAGTGCGTGAAGACCAACGTGCTGGGTGCGATGAATCTGATCGATGCTTGCATCGATCGAAAGGTAAAGCGAGTCGTCGCACTTTCGACCGATAAAGCGAGTAGCCCAGCCAATCTTTATGGTGCAACAAAACTGACCTCCGATAAGCTATTCGTTGCAGGCAACTCTTACGCCGGACACCACGACTCCCGATTTGGAGTGGTTCGTTACGGCAATGTGATGGGTTCGCGGGGCTCAGTAATCCCATTTTTCCTTTCCATCGTTGACAAAGGGGTACTGCCAATTACGGATGAGCGCATGACTCGTTTCATGATTACGCTTGAGCAGGGAGTGGATCTCGTCTGGCATGCGCTTGAGGACATGGTCGGCGGGGAGATCTATGTGAAGAAGATCCCTTCGATGAAGGTAACCGACATTGCCCGTGCAGTTGCGTCGGATGTACGACAAGAGATTGTCGGAATCCGGCCCGGCGAAAAGCTTCACGAGCAGATGATTGGTTCTGAGGACGCGCTGTATACATATGAATACGCGGATCACTACAAGATTCTTCCGGCGATTTATAAGTGGAGCGAAGATCCCGAGCGAATCAACGGCGGGAAAAAGGTCGCGCCAGAATTTACATACTGCTCGGATAACAACACCGACTGGATGAGCATCGAGACTTTGCGGACCTGGATTGCGCAGAATCGCGACAAGCTCGGTAAGTTCTGAAGATGACGATCCCCTACGGACGCCAAGACATTTCCGAAGCCGACATCCAGGCGGTAGTGGATGTGTTGCGTTCGGAATTCCTTACTCAAGGCCCTGCCGTACCAGCGTTTGAAAAAGCTATTGCTGGTTACTGCGGCGCGCAGTATGCGGTAGCGGTTAACAGTGCTACTAGTGCATTGCATATTGCCTGCCTTGCGCTGGGCGTGGGGGCAAGTGATTGGGTATGGACCAGCCCCATCACCTTTGTGGCCAGTGCGAACTGTGCGCGCTATTGTGGTGCGCGGGTCGATTTTGTGGATATCGATCCGCTCACGTACGACCTCAGCGTAGAACGATTGGCGGAGAAATTGGCGCAAGCAGAGCAGTCAGGTTGCTTGCCTAAAGTGGTGATCCCTGTTCACTTATGTGGGCAACCCTGTGACATGGCGGATATCCGTGCTCTGGGTCAGCGCTACGGCTTTAAGATCATCGAAGATGCATCGCATGCCATCGGCGGAAAATATCGGGGTGAGCCCATCGGCAATAGTCGCTATAGTGATGTCACCGTATTCAGTTTTCACCCGGTCAAGATCATCACGACCGGTGAGGGTGGCATGGCGCTCACCAATGACTCGGAACTGGCCAAGCGCATGGTGAAGCTGCGCAGCCATGGCATCACTCGGGATGCAGCTGAGATGCTCCACGCTCCCGACGGTCCCTGGTACTACCAGCAGCTCGAACTAGGTTTCAATTACCGGATGACAGATTTTCAGGCAGCGCTGGGCTTGAGTCAATTGCAGCGCCTGGATCAACTTATAGCAACGCGGCATGTCTTGGCAGGGCGCTACGACAAGCTGCTAAAAGACCTGCCCGTCACTACACCGTGGCAACATGCGGATAGTTACTCCGCCGTACATCTATATGTTATCCGTTTACAGTTGGATGGCATGAAGGGCAGCCACCGTGAGGTGTTTGAATGTATGCGGACGGCTGGTATCGGCGTGAATCTGCACTACATCCCGGTATATCGGCAGCCCTACTATGCGCGCTTCGGGTTCAAGTCGAGCGATTATCCACAGGCCGAAAATTATTACGCGGAAGCGATCAGTTTACCGATGTACTCGGGGCTGACGGAAGCACAACAGGACCTGGTTGTGGCTGCGTTGCGACTGGCGACAAGAGCATGAAAATAGCCGTCATCCCCGCTCGTGGTGGATCCAAGCGCATTCCGCGCAAGAACATCAAGCCCTTTGCAGGAAAGCCTATGATTGCTCATTCCATTGCAGCAGCTTGCGAGAGCAATTTGTTCGACCGCATCCTTGTTTCCACGGACGATTGCGAAATCGCCGAAGTGGCCAAAGCCCTTGGAGCCGAGGTGCCCTTTCTGCGGCCAGTGGAGTTATCCAATGACTTCGCAGGCACGACTGACGTGATCGCCCATGCCACCCAATGGATGCTTGACCGACAGTGGCCGGTCGAAGCCGTCTGCTGTCTCTATGCCACTGCACCCTTTGTGCGTGTCGAGGATCTCACCCGTGGTCTTGTGGCGCTGCAGTCTGGTCCCTGGGCCTATGCGTTTACCGTCACAGAGTTTGCTGCGCCCATTTTCCGTTCTTTCCATCTCCACCCTGACGGCGGGCTTGAAATGTTCTTTCCGGATCAGTTCTCCACCCGTTCGCAGGATCTTCCTATGGCGCTGCACGATGCCGGGCAGTTCTACTGGGGAGGGCCTACTGCCTGGGTAGAGCGCAAACGAATTTTCGATCGGCATTCTTTCCCGGTCATCATTCCACGCTGGCGGGTACAGGATATCGACACCGAGGCAGATTGGCGGCGAGCCGAGTTGATGATGAAGGCCATTTCTCAGATCCAGGATGACTGAATCCGCACGGAGCATTTCTGCTTTAAGACTTGGCGCATGAGAAAAGTCATCTTTCGCGTCGATGCCTCACGTCAAATCGGCACCGGTCATTTCATGCGTTGCCTGACCTTAGCTGATGCACTGAAACGACGCGGCACACAGGCGATCTCAGACGATCTGGCTCAGTCCCACTGGCTTGGCACCAGCCAGCACGTCGATGCGCTGTCCGATAAGAAGGGCGAGTGGCCGAACGGAAGATCAGTCTGCCGATCTTTCCCGTGATGACGGATGGAGATGTGAAAGACGTCACTGCCGCCGTGATGAAGGTGGTCGGTCACTTCAGAAAATGACACAAGTTGTGCGTGTGGCATTTCGCACAGGTGGCGGGCGCCGTATCGGGCTGGGCCATGTCCGCCGCTGCCTCTCGTTGGCTCTGGCGCTTCGAGCACAAGGGGCGCACAGCCTGTTCCTGTTGGACGGAGATTCCGAAGTATGTAGGTTCGCGGCGATTGAAGGGTTTGATGCGATTCGCATTAGGCCTGAGCATGATTTGCAAGAGACCATTTGCCAGTGCAGGGATTTGAATGTGGACGCGATTGTGGCTGATTCCTATGCGTTCTCCCCGGCGTACTTCCAACTATTGGGTGAAGCGGCGCGTGTGGTAGCGGTCCTCGATGATCTGGCGGATCGGGAGTTGCGAGTGACTCTTGTCGTCAATGGGTCGGCCAGCGCCGAGCAATTGCGCTATCGTGGTGCCTCTGAGACGGCGTACTTGTTGGGGCCGCAATTTATCCTCCTCCGCCCCGAGTTTGCGGGGATACCCACGAGGGTTATTGCGGATCGTATCGGGCGCGTGCTGATTACCGTGGGAGGCAGCGATCCGAATAACTTGACGGTGCGGCTGATGCAATGGATTACACGTGCACTAGGTTCGGTTAAGCAAGATGTGGTCGTTGGCCCCCTCTTTGAAAATTTGGAGGTCCTTCAGGATGAAGCGTCGAGGGTGGCTGGGTCGATTGTTTTGCACAGAGACCCCATCGATATGCGTGGCCTGATGCTGGCCGCTGACCTCGCGCTGTGCGGAGGTGGGCAGACAACCTATGAACTTGCTGCTACCGGCACGCCGGCAATTGCCGTTCGAACAGCGGAGAACCAGACGGGCAATCTGAAGGGACTTGTGAAGGCCGGTTCGCTCGTGTGGGGCGGCGATGTGCGAGACAGTGATCTTGAGTCGAAGGTGACGCACGAACTCAAGTCGTTGGGTGACGATGCTTCCAGGCGAGCTATGATGAGCCGTCAAGGAAGAGGGCTGGTTGATGGGCAGGGTGCAAGCCGTGTGGCGCGAACGATTCTGGAACTGACAGAGGCGCGGTTATCATGACCCGAATTCAGATCGGGGGACATTGGGTCGGCGACGGGGAGCCCGTCTACCTCGTGGCGGAAGCCGGAAGCAACCACAACGGTAATTTTGAACAGGCCCTGCGGCTGATCGATGTGGCGGCCGAAGCGGGGGTGAACGCTGTCAAGTTTCAACATTTCAAGGCTGCCACACTCTACCCGAGATTTGCAGGGGAGAGCGACTACCTGAAAACATCCCGGCCGATCTATGACATCATCAAGGAAATGGAGACGCCCGACGAGTGGGTGCCGCGTCTGGCCGATTATTGCAGGATGAAAAGGCTGGCGTTTCTATCCTCCCCCTTTGACGAGGCTTCCGCCGACCTCTTAGATCCCTACGTCCCGGCTTTCAAGATCGCATCCTACGAGATGACACATGCACCGCTCTTGCGTCATATCGCCAGGAAACGCAAACCCATGATCATTTCGACCGGGACCGCGTCGCTGGTAGAGGTCATGCAAGCAGTAGAGGTCATTCGGTTGGAAGGCAATGAGCGCATCATTGTGCTCCAATGCACGGCAAAGTATCCGACGCCGCTCGAGGCCGTAAACGCACGGGCACTTGTTTCTTTGCGAGACGCGACGGGGCTCCCGACCGGCCTGTCCGATCATTCGCGGGATCCGATCCTGGCGCCTGTGGTAGCCGTGGCACTCGGCGCCTGTCTCATCGAGAAACATGTGACTCTCGACAACCGGATGCCGGGGCCGGATCACGCGTTTGCAATCGAACCGCATGAACTCAAAATGTTGGTCCAACGTGTACGCGACGCCGAACGCGCGCTGGGTCATGGGCGCAAAGAGCCGCTTCCAGAAGAGCAGGAGTTGCGTGCTTTCGCCCGCCGCAGCATCTTTGCGATTCGCGACATCTGGGTCGGAGAGCAACTGAACCATGATAATGTGGCAGTACTGCGTTGTGGGAAGCTGGGGTTCGGTTTGGCGCCGGATTCGCTGGAGAAGGTGATCGGCCGGACCGCGGCCAAGCTGATTTTGGCCGAGGCGCTGATTCGAATGGAAGATTTGGAATGATGCAAGGCGATCGCGTGATGTTGCGACCCATGGAACCGGCGGATACGGACGATGTCATACGCATGCGGAACAATCCCGACGTTCTGGCTCAGTTGTTCAGCGATAAACCTCTGACCAGGGAGGAGCATCTACAGTGGCTCGATCAGATCCGGGCCCAGGGAATCCGCCAGGAATTTTTAATTGTCGAGCGCGCGTCGGGTTTGAGTGCTGGCACCATCGGTCTCAATCACATCGATTCCAAACATCGTCGGGCCGAGTTCGGTATTTTGATTGGCGATACGGAGGCGCGTGGGAAAGGTCTGGCGTCAGAGGCGAGCCGACTACTACTCGACTATGCCTTTAACAAGCTAGGGCTGCACCGCATATATCTGTACGCGTTTCCCGACAATAACCAGGCCTTGCACCTCTACCGCAAACTCGGTTTTGTCCAGGAGGGGCTTCTGCAGGGGCACGTAGTCAAAAACAGTGAGCATCGGGATGTGATTGTCATGGCCATAATTCACCCTAGTTATATTGGTAAGCAATAATATCCTTATTGTTCTTCGAGTTTTCTATTTGAGACCAATGATGAGAGGCAGCACGGCTCGTGTCGAGCATTCATGAATATTGCAAAAACGTTTAATCGCTTTCTCACGGTGTTGTTGATCGCTCTTGCGATTTCATATTTATTGTTTCGCTATTTTTCCGCGCTGCCCCTGATCACTGTCATGTCCACAATGGTTGTTGTGGGAATGCTTGCGGGAGGTATGCTCTTTGGTATTGTGGGGCTTTTCAGGTCCGAGGACCAGAATCGCAATCTGCTGCTCGTGCTCTGTGCGTGCATCTTTGCGGTTGGAATGGTTGAAGTCCTCGCACAACTTCGTCAGGCATGGGCGGTACCAAAAACAGCGGCACGGCTGCCGAGCGAGAGCTTTGATATGCGCTCGCTGGCTGAAGTTATAAGAGATAAACGAAAGGCGGGGGAACTTGTCTATGGGTATGTGAACCCAGTGGGTTTCGGAATAGAGGGGCTGACTCCTATAAGCGATGCAAGGAGCTTCTGGTGCAACGAAAGCGGAGCCTATGACGGATTCCGGACTGATACGTTTGGTTTTAGGAATCCTCCAGGTCTTCTGAACGATCCAGAATTTAGGCCACGACTGGTGGCTTTAGGAGATTCGATTACGGCGGGGTGCGGTGTAAAAGATGGAGAGTTA contains these protein-coding regions:
- a CDS encoding UpxY family transcription antiterminator, yielding MDQTDHPLRWYALRTRSRHEKIVRDQLANQGIEPLLPTVKRLSQWKDRKKEVEVPLFSGYCFVRFAAEQKLPVLKTIGVVDIVGASHCPEPIADEEIAALRTLMTSVLPYDSHPYLHEGIQVEVIRGPLQGIRGILLRKEKHHRLVLGVRLIQQAAAVEIDVNDVVAA
- a CDS encoding glycosyltransferase; the encoded protein is MMNPVPVSPQPSPSPSLGQRALLKKQAIRDRFDRLASERESWQRRASCYYSDQRRYLRFLMPEGLRVLEIGCGLGDQLAALKPQRGLGIDLSEAMVKEASRRHPELEFLVGDGETLALDETFDVILLVDLVGHMLDVEATLKQLRHCCTPTTRIVIAYYNFLWEPALRLLELVGLKMPQEEQNWLSPADIRNLLRLADFEVVKAERRLLMPLSIPILSNIVNRFLAYLPGLTYLCLCHYMVARMRTTSPQESQTVTVVIPCRNEKGNIEAAIARLPSFGRHQEVIFVDGHSTDGTPDEIQRVTTQYPEKDIKFLVQDGKGKGDAVRKGFAHATGDILMILDADLTMPPEDLPKFYEAITSGKGEFINGSRLVYPMEHEAMRYLNLLGNKFFSMAFSWLLGERIKDTLCGTKVLFRRDYERIVANRSYFGEFDPFGDFDLLFGASKLNLKILEVPIRYQERTYGTTNIHRFTHGWLLLKMTVYGFFRLKAV
- a CDS encoding class I SAM-dependent methyltransferase; translation: MSDEILRRHQMVWQEKPVLRMLYGEWYREIAGWLQPGPTLEVGGGTGNLKECVPSVVCTDFVRLPWLDAVVDAQRLPFTNGSFANIVLFDTLHHLENVRYFFDEAIRVLQPGGRVIIMDPYISVCSWPVYRFLHPEPVDFEQDPLTLSPMQPGRKPFDANQAISTILFERSSGRFHELYPTLKKRRHHRLAFFAYPLSGGFEHPSLMSMWMVRPILALERFLGVLSRYFAFRILVVLEKASS
- the pseB gene encoding UDP-N-acetylglucosamine 4,6-dehydratase (inverting), with the translated sequence MLNDKSILVTGGTGSFGHTFVPMTLAKYNPRRLVIFSRDEMKQWEMAKLFNADERVRFFIGDVRDKERLLRALDGIDYVIHAAATKIVPTAEYNPFECVKTNVLGAMNLIDACIDRKVKRVVALSTDKASSPANLYGATKLTSDKLFVAGNSYAGHHDSRFGVVRYGNVMGSRGSVIPFFLSIVDKGVLPITDERMTRFMITLEQGVDLVWHALEDMVGGEIYVKKIPSMKVTDIARAVASDVRQEIVGIRPGEKLHEQMIGSEDALYTYEYADHYKILPAIYKWSEDPERINGGKKVAPEFTYCSDNNTDWMSIETLRTWIAQNRDKLGKF
- the pseC gene encoding UDP-4-amino-4,6-dideoxy-N-acetyl-beta-L-altrosamine transaminase, producing MTIPYGRQDISEADIQAVVDVLRSEFLTQGPAVPAFEKAIAGYCGAQYAVAVNSATSALHIACLALGVGASDWVWTSPITFVASANCARYCGARVDFVDIDPLTYDLSVERLAEKLAQAEQSGCLPKVVIPVHLCGQPCDMADIRALGQRYGFKIIEDASHAIGGKYRGEPIGNSRYSDVTVFSFHPVKIITTGEGGMALTNDSELAKRMVKLRSHGITRDAAEMLHAPDGPWYYQQLELGFNYRMTDFQAALGLSQLQRLDQLIATRHVLAGRYDKLLKDLPVTTPWQHADSYSAVHLYVIRLQLDGMKGSHREVFECMRTAGIGVNLHYIPVYRQPYYARFGFKSSDYPQAENYYAEAISLPMYSGLTEAQQDLVVAALRLATRA
- the pseF gene encoding pseudaminic acid cytidylyltransferase, whose protein sequence is MKIAVIPARGGSKRIPRKNIKPFAGKPMIAHSIAAACESNLFDRILVSTDDCEIAEVAKALGAEVPFLRPVELSNDFAGTTDVIAHATQWMLDRQWPVEAVCCLYATAPFVRVEDLTRGLVALQSGPWAYAFTVTEFAAPIFRSFHLHPDGGLEMFFPDQFSTRSQDLPMALHDAGQFYWGGPTAWVERKRIFDRHSFPVIIPRWRVQDIDTEADWRRAELMMKAISQIQDD
- the pseG gene encoding UDP-2,4-diacetamido-2,4,6-trideoxy-beta-L-altropyranose hydrolase, with protein sequence MAFRTGGGRRIGLGHVRRCLSLALALRAQGAHSLFLLDGDSEVCRFAAIEGFDAIRIRPEHDLQETICQCRDLNVDAIVADSYAFSPAYFQLLGEAARVVAVLDDLADRELRVTLVVNGSASAEQLRYRGASETAYLLGPQFILLRPEFAGIPTRVIADRIGRVLITVGGSDPNNLTVRLMQWITRALGSVKQDVVVGPLFENLEVLQDEASRVAGSIVLHRDPIDMRGLMLAADLALCGGGQTTYELAATGTPAIAVRTAENQTGNLKGLVKAGSLVWGGDVRDSDLESKVTHELKSLGDDASRRAMMSRQGRGLVDGQGASRVARTILELTEARLS
- a CDS encoding N-acetylneuraminate synthase family protein, whose product is MTRIQIGGHWVGDGEPVYLVAEAGSNHNGNFEQALRLIDVAAEAGVNAVKFQHFKAATLYPRFAGESDYLKTSRPIYDIIKEMETPDEWVPRLADYCRMKRLAFLSSPFDEASADLLDPYVPAFKIASYEMTHAPLLRHIARKRKPMIISTGTASLVEVMQAVEVIRLEGNERIIVLQCTAKYPTPLEAVNARALVSLRDATGLPTGLSDHSRDPILAPVVAVALGACLIEKHVTLDNRMPGPDHAFAIEPHELKMLVQRVRDAERALGHGRKEPLPEEQELRAFARRSIFAIRDIWVGEQLNHDNVAVLRCGKLGFGLAPDSLEKVIGRTAAKLILAEALIRMEDLE
- the pseH gene encoding UDP-4-amino-4,6-dideoxy-N-acetyl-beta-L-altrosamine N-acetyltransferase, translated to MMQGDRVMLRPMEPADTDDVIRMRNNPDVLAQLFSDKPLTREEHLQWLDQIRAQGIRQEFLIVERASGLSAGTIGLNHIDSKHRRAEFGILIGDTEARGKGLASEASRLLLDYAFNKLGLHRIYLYAFPDNNQALHLYRKLGFVQEGLLQGHVVKNSEHRDVIVMAIIHPSYIGKQ